CTTGTTGGCGTACTTATTCCTGCTGAGCTTTTTCACACGCTATATGAGTTAGTCAACACAGCAGACACAAAGAAATCTCATACTTTTGACTATTGGGATGATATTTTCAGAAAAATCTCCTCTTTTATCAACGAAGGGGTAGAATTTCTTGAAGAAAAGATACCGCCTTGGCATGTGGACAGATACAATCTAAACAAAATCATGGATATAGTATATCAGAGAATATTAGCTTCCTTTTTCAGAAAAATCGACATCTTTAAGTGTAGAATTGTGATTGACGATTATGGAGTAGGATCAACTTTAAAGAGATTCCTAAACTTTTTAGAAAAGCAGGGAGCTGAAATCATTGTTTCTCAAAAGTCTGATGATACCTACCTTGAAGCAAAGATAGCATCTGTACTTGCAAAAAGGAGCAGAGAATTTGTTATAAAGAAAATTAATGAAGATCCAGCATTCAAAATAAACGGACTTTCCGTAGGTTCTGGAAATGCAGGGAACAAAAAAACTATGGAATGGGTTGAAGCGTGGCATGCTTCAGGTAAAGAATGGCCGTGGTTTATTAAAAGATCTTTTTCACCAATACGAAGAATTGAAGGATCTAGAGACAAGGTAAAAAAAGCCACCCCTCCAATAAGAGAAAATCTGTTATCCGAAGATTTTAAAAGAAATTTCGATGAGGGTAAATTAGACATAAGAGTCCTTTCAATTGTTTGCCCATCTTGTGGTGCAATTTCAAAAGCCGTTTTTTTCACAACCAATGAAGAAGGATTTGCTGCTAGATGCCCACAGTGCAAAAAACCTTTAAAAGAACTTAACTTTACTCTACGGTATTATTGTGGATTTATAATTCCAGATAGCAACATAATAAATAGAGGATTACTTGGGAAAGACCTTGAAAAAAGTAGATTTTTTGAGGACTTCACCATCTTAATACCGGGCATAGTTAGATATGAATGTGATACCAAAGGAGGAAAGAAAGAATTTGAGAGACTTGCCAAATTTGCCTCAATTAGCAGAATTAAACTTAAGGAAGTAGGCGAATTCAATCCCAATAAATTCAAAAATCTAACATCGCAACAAAAAGATGATTTGATTATTGAAACGTGTATTAAGGAAAATGCAATCCTCCTTTCAGCAGATAAGCAAGTTAAAGGAATAGCTGTGTCAAGAGACATTTTCATGATATCAGCACTATAAAAAATACTTTAGGTGAAGAAGTTGCTTATCTCTTGTCTAGTTTTTCTTAGAGATCTGATGATTTCTTTCAAGGAATTAATTCTAGCTATGATTTTGTCCAAGGCAAAAATTCGTTACTTAGCTTCGCATTTTAAATTATATTTTTAGTGAGCAATGAAATTGATCTTATATCGTGGAAAATGGGGACAGACACCTTTTTTTGGTTGTCGGTTGTGAGTTGTAGGTTGTATGCGAGATTGGATGGTGAAGATTAGATTCGAGAGCCGTTTACCGTTATCCGTCTTCTGTTGACCGATAAGGGCGAAGTTAGATGTTAGAGATAAGAATCGAGAGCTGAGAAGGCGAGAGGCCGAGAACCAAGATTCGAAAAAACAGACGCTTGCGAGGCTGTCAGCTGATGGAGCAACGTTCGAAGACTAAGGCTTGCGGATGTTGTAAAAGCAAAAGAGCGAGACTGGATGTTAGAGACTGGAGTTTGGATAAAGATTAAGAACCAGTAACCGAGATTTGGTAAGCGCACAGATAAACCTAACTCCACCAGGAGTAAGCACTCCAAAACACCCGAGGTGGGTCAAATTTTTTTGACTATACACATTCTTCAAATATTCACTTTTTCCCTCGTACATCTTTTATGCCTTTTCCACCGTAAGCAGCTTTAGAACTTTCAATTCCGATTACTCTAAATCTTGCGTTGGCACTTGCAAGCCACTCATAGCATGATGCAAGGAGTGTTCTCGTTCCTTTTCTCTTTAGAGCTTCCGAACAATCCAGTCCAGGGCTAACCATTATTACTTCGTAATCCCATTCATTGCCACGAAAGTGATCTTTGTTTTTTTCAAGTGTTTCTCTATCTCCTTTAATAAGTTTTGTATTCTTCCTTGTCCCGCTATCGATTCTTTGCGAGATCTCCTTCAGTAGTGAACGAGAGCTAACATAATTGATGCTTCTCAAAGCTTGTTCCAGTGCTTTCAATTCGCATATTCGTGCACCTGGTTTCTTAGAAACGGTACATGCCTTACAGTGATAAAAACTAACTAAATTCAATTCAAAATTCAAAGTGATGAAATCGGCAATTTCTCCAGTTGAATGATCTTTTATAATCAAGGTTTGGCTGTTTTTTGCTTCTTCCTTGAGCCATTCTTCCAATTGATCGTGGATGGTGAGAAAACCTTCTAGAGGTTTCCTGTTTTTTTTCACATCTTCAAACTCAACATATATATCACACTTACTCCAATCTCTCTTTGAATCTAAAAAGTTATCACTTAACTTCAAATCGGTTGATGTTGAGTACAGAGTTCCACCTTTGACAATTCCACCATCTTTAAGGAAAATTACTGGGGGATACATTGCCAGGAAATCCTTAAGGTCTACGGTTTCACCACCATCACCCTTATCTACAATAAGACTAATAGTTTTCTCTCCAAAGTCCCAATAGGGGCTCCTGAGCGAATACTTATACTTTACTTTTTGAGTTTCATCTTTACAGTGTATCAAAAGATTTCCGAGGAGCGTTTTTTTATCATTACTTAATTTGAAAGTGGAAAATGATATACTTTCAATCTGACATTTAGATTTTTTTGAATTGTACATTGTTACACTCAGCCTTGGATCCCAAAAACAATAAATCATGTAAGGCGATGAAGGGAACTTCTTGATACTTCTACCCGTTGAGAGAAATTCGACATTGGGTAATTTGCCTTCTCTTCCCTGCGAGAGACATTTTGCAACATCATCACACCATTCTATGAATTCATTTATTGGCCCCCGCTTTATTGACCATACCCTTCCCTGAAAACAACCAATTCCCCTGGTTTTCCCTTCTGGGTACCTAGCAAGAGCATGTCCAGGTATGAAAGTTCTTCCATCGGTTATCCTAATAGCGTTTTCTATCTGATTGCCCATATAAGTTTTATAACTAGGCAGTGATCCCGATGATTTGGCAAGACTCGAAAGCCCAAGCATTAAATACTCTGAGTCAGCGGCTCTAATAGCATTAGTAATTTCTGATGCTTCAAGTCTTTTAAGCGAATTTTCACCAAGATATTTCCTGATCTCCGAAGCAATAGAGTCAGCAGTCGTATACTCGAAGAATAGCTTTTTGTTATTACAAAGGTAAAATACATGGAGATCAAATCTGAGAGTTTTTAGATCGACTTTTGAGGCCCAAGGAATATTTCTTTCAGTCTCTGTAATTACTGTTAACCATTCTCCGTTGTCGCTTAATTCACGAAAGACAACATCTGTCTTTCTATCCAGTTCAAATTCTGTGTCTAAATTCAATCTCTTGATATTAGTTACATTATAAACTCTAACACTAAAGAACGGTTCCAAATCTTCTGGAAGAATGTCAACGGCAACATCTATGTCTGCAAATTCGTGAAATTTGACTCTTTTCGTAGAACGGTCGATAATTTTATCAATTAATTCAGGAATTAACTCCTCCCAGGCATTATCCCTCAAATACAATTGTCTAAGTCTTCCTTTAACATCGTCCGCACAAGCAATTAGCTGTGGTTCACCAGCATCTTCAGAGGTTTTGCGGCAAATTCTGCCAATAAACTGAATTGTCGCCGGAAAAGATTGTTTTGGTTTGTGTAGCACTGCAACTTTCAAGCTCGGCACATCAAGACCCTCTCCTATTTGATCAATGCAAATTATTCCATCAAGATTCCCTTTTTTTAACTCTTCCAACGTGTTCTGGTTTTCAGAAAGAGTTTTTTTGTAATTGACTTCTTTGATTTTCAAACCAATGTCAGTGTAGAGATCTAGAAGCTTCTTGGAATGTTTAACACCTTCAGCACGAACAAGCAATCTAGCGCCGGGATATTTTTTTCTGTGATCTTCAAAGACTCTCTTTGCTTTCTCTGATAGTTCTCTGTTCTTATTTTTTGGTTCCTGACAGATTACATTGTGATATTTGATCTTTGAGTAGATGGAAGATTTAATCGCACGATGCATTGGATAATGATAGATCAGTTTTGCCATCAATCTTCTCTTATCATTTCGGAAAGGAGTAGCTGTAAGAAGAACTACTTTACATTTACGGAAAGACTTAATCAATCTACGCCACGTTTTTGCTGAGGAGTGATGTGCTTCGTCAACAAACAATAAAGTGTCCTGAGTCAAGAGATCATCAGGGGGAGCACATATACCTTCGTATTCAGGACTCATAGTGTGTGGGGTAGCTACAATTGCGTCGTAGGCTCTGAATTCCTGCCACATTTCTATGTTTGTTATTTTACCAGTATTATTATGAACTTTTGGGTTTTCTGATGAACCAATATATAGGCCAGCCTCTCTTAAATCCTTTAAAGAAGCAAACTTTTTAGCAGTCTGATCGCGAAGAATCACGACAGGTTCTATTATAAAAACACGGTCTGCTTTCAATAGGAAAGACAGTATCATCATCAGAGCGGTTTTTCCTGATCCAGTTGGCATAGAAATGAGAGCCGGTGATTTACTACTGGTAAAGTGCGCTAGTGTCGCCCACGCTGCGCCAACTTGGCATTCCCGATATCCCGCTTCTTCTTTAGCTGCTATCTTCAATGTCGAAATCTTGTTGAAATTCTCTTGAAAAAAGCTCATACCACCACCTGACTTTCTCGAGACTTATATTAACAACGATTTCAAAGAAACTACCAGGGGAAAATATCGAGAAAAATGGTGGCAAGCACCATTTTTTACATCGTCCTCATTAATGAGCCGCAGTACTACCTCTCCTATTGAATGAAAAAACTAAGTATGGCTATCCTCTTTGTTACCGCCTTTTGAGAATTAAGATTTAAAGTCCTTTACTTTCCGCACCTACTTTATTTTACCTTTTTTACCTTTTCTAAAAAATTAGAAAAATGGGGACAGACACCAATATTTACAAAAACACGGTAAGCACGCTGCGCGTGGGTAAGCTTGGCTTCACCAAGGGCAAGCCCAGCTACGCTGGGGGTAAGTACTCTTTCGGAGTTGGAAAAACATTGAAAAGAAAAATAGGGACAGACCCCTTTTTTGGTTGTCGGTTGTGGGTTGTAGGTTGCGCGTAAAGATCAAAAAACGAGAACCGAGAGAGCGAGATTCGAGATCCGAGAAAGCTGCTCCGCAGCGGGTAAGCACGCTAGCGCGTGGGTAAGCCTAGCTACGTTAGGGGTAAGCACGACTTCGTCGTGGGTCAGCACGCTCGTTTGTGAGGCTGTAGACTGACGGAGCGGCGCTTGCGAAGGATGGATAAAACTAAAAAAACTGCTAAACTTGGCAGAAGAAAATGGGGATTATCTTGTCTGTCATTCTGCATATACTTTCAATCGACAGTTCAGAACCGTATATGTCCTTGAGATGTGCCTGTATATCTCTGTATGTCATTCCCCGGGCATACATGGATAGTATCCGATCTTCTATGGATGCTTATCCTTCACTGGTGCTTTTTGACCACTATTGGTTCGAATTCACCTTTACGATCCCTGGGAATCGAAAGCTTTATTTTACCGTATGAGCTATTCACTGTCTTTTTTGAATAACCGTCGCGAGAGTTATCCGTTTCTTTGTTCCTGTAATCATGTTTAGAATAACCCAGTTCTTCTTCAAGCTCCGTTTCCAGCATTTCTTTGATGATATCTCCAAATAACTCTTTTACAAGATTTTCTGCATCTTCAGTTGTCTTTAATTTTCTTTCTCTTACCAATCTCTTCAATGCTTCCTTGTCAAAATTTTCCATTGTTCTCCCTCCTTAGTTTTTTGTTATTTTCTCATATTCTGGAGGGAGTTTACACAAAATTCCTAACAGACCCGTTGAAAGAGTCAAATCGCGTGTTAACACAACATCATTTTCTGTAAATCTTTATCTGTACCGACTACTCAAGTTATGCACTTTGAATTAACAAGGTACTGAAAGTGATGAGGAAAAACTCGTTCTGTTAACTCGAAGTGCATATGTTGAGATTCTCCATTACATCACTAAGTAACAAGTGGGATTTGCGTGATTATCCACTAATCTCCAAAATACCCCAGAGCTTCTAAAACAAGAGCGGTTGTCATGAATGTTGTCACAATTTCCTCGCTGTTTCCCCAGCTTCCGTCTTCGTTCTGCTTTGACAGCAAGAAATCGATAATTTCTTTGGTTATGCTATTATCCGATTCTCCAAGGCTTAGAATTATTGCTCCAAGGGTAAGCTGTGTCAGTTTGCCTTCAGAAATCGCGCCTTTTTCTTTCTTGCACTTTTCTACTTCTGATTTCATATATTCAGCGATACTATTTATCGTTTCTTCAGAAACAGGATAACCATATTTCAAAAGGTAATAGCATTCCAACCTTTTCACATTTTCTTCTTTTTCGAGCATGAATAATGCTCTCTCGGCTATTTTTGGAGTGAGTACAAACTTACCTATGGTTAAAAAGCGTAAAACCTGCATGAATTCTGAGTCTTGCATGGAAAGTATCTCTGATTCTTTCTTGAGGATAAGCCTGTCGATTTTCAACTCAAACTTCAGGTTTGGCTTACCCAGGATTTTATAAGCCAGGTTCAACGACATATATTTGCTGAGCAAATTCAAATCATCGAGTTTGAAAAGATAGTCGTATGAAAGAAATGCGGTTTGTGGTTCAACGCTCTTGATCACGTATTCAGCAAAATTCACAGCCATGTCATTCACATACTCAACGCCAAAAGCGCTCACAAGCGATTCGATAATCTCATGACTGACTAAGATATCATTATAAAACCACGTGCCGTTCGGTTCTTGATTATTCCGTAAAAACGCGATTCCACTGTCTATTGCTTGATCAATATTTATGGCTCCAAAGAATAACGAAGAAAATACTGTTAATATAATAACCAATATTTTGAGTTTCATATCATTTGACACCCCCTTTGATGTTAATGCTCCTCTGGGTCGTAATAAAACAAAGTGTGCGCAGAACTCGTGTCATATTCGGTGAATGACTCGTATATAGCTTCAAGTAATATTAAGCTGCTGAAAGTTTCAGTCTGTGTTTTTGTAGTACCTGAAGGTAATATGAAAGTCCATGTTACTGAACCACCAACAATATTTGTATAGTCATTCCACACATAGGGTTCAGGGAACAGAGTGAGTATCTTTGTATAAGAAAAACTCGATGAAGTACCATCATAGTGCCAAGAACCTTGAACATCGGGTGGTTGAAGATGGTAGCCATTTTTATAACCATGTGTCCAAAAATCAAGAGAGTAATTCAGAACAGTAACACCGGATAAACTACCGACTATTTTGCCTTTATAAGCCATGTAATTTACAACAGGGACAAAATATGGAGCATATGCTGTAGCACAAATATCTGCAAAAGACACAGTTGTAATCAACAATACCATAACTAGCACAAACCATTTCTTCACAAAAAGCACCTCCCTTATTGAAAATTGCAAATGCAAAACAACTTACAATGCATTTTGGATTAATAATAAACTCCTAGAGATAAGGATAATCTGAAAAACTGATATAAACATTCTAGTGATAATCGAAAAATATTTTCAATGACTCGTTTTTCTTACATCATCTTGTTAACTTCAAGTGCATAATTTGAAATATTACTTATATATTATAGCAATATATTTTTCAATTGTTAAATTTAAATAATGTCTTTTTTTAGTTATCAGCAGATACATTTGATTATTCTTTGTTCCCTTTGATTTTTATGATCAGCTCCATCTTTTTGGGGTTTTGCATATGAATACGATGTCATTACATCACCCGTATTCTGTAATAAAGCGTATTTCGTCGTAGGTTGTGAATTGTGCTGGCTTTAGAAGTCGAAAACCGGGAGTCCGAGAGGGCGAGAAAGCTGCTTCGCAGCGGCTATGCTGGGCTTCGCCCAGGCTGTGCGTGACTTCGTCACGGTTATGCGCAACGGAGTTGCGGCGGGGAGCCAGCGGAACTGACTGAAGTGCTGGACTACGTCCAGGAGGGTCGCGACGTTGTCAGCTGATGGAATGACGCTTGCGAAGGCTGGATAAAACTAGAAAACCTGCTAAACTCGGGCGAAGAAAATGTGGACAGTCCCACAAATAGGTGCAGTCCCTAATTTTTCCCCATTTTTTCGGGAGATGACATCAGTACATGAATCCCAGCAACCATAGTGGAATCATATTCCCATAAGGCAAATCTATATTGTCACGTATTACGTAATCAGCTCTTTTTTGCTTTATTTTTCCCACCTACTTCAAGAACGACACCGTCTACAAGAAAATCTCCCGCTTCCTCATTCTTGCAGGCAAACACTTTTTTACCGGTGTTCGAAAAGGCAGCAACAGCAAATGCTTCCCGTTTTGTTCCGATGTTTCCTCCAAGAACGGAGTAAAAAGATGGGTCAGCAAGAAAAATTCTGGCTCCCTTTGAAAAGGTTTTAGTGTCGTTTTCACAATAGATTATTCTTATCAATCCTGTGGCATCCATAACATGCAACAACTGGTACAACTTTACCTTACCAATACCCCATTCGTTGCACATGCCTTCTACATTTATAGTTGGAATCTTTGACATGGCGAGATAGCCTATTATTGCATTCATCAATCTAAAGTGAATATCGATGATCTGAGGTACAAAAAGGGAATATTTCCATGAAGGATATTCTCGATAATATTCACTATTTGCTCTCGATAGTCCCATTCTAGGAACACGGGTCTGAATCCTTTTTCCATAAAATTCTGAAAAGTGAAAAGGATGTTGGTTGAACCCATAACTTTTTAACAAGATCTCTGTCTGGTGAAAATGGATCTATAGCAGGAAGAATATTACCCTCTTTAAGAGCAAGATATTCTCCGAAAGACATAAGAGGGATTTCTATTTTGGAAAATCTTCGGGATAGATCAGCAGTTCCATGCCTTAATATGAGGCTACTACTGTCACTAGCCTAGATTATTTTATTTTAGCGTAATGCACCTCGTCTATGGCAATTCCCTCGTATCCTTTCATGAAAATGGCATTTCCAAGGTCCCAGAGGCTCACAGTTGAAAGCAGAGGGTTATCAGCAGAAAGATAAAATATCTTTTTGTTCTTGATTTTGCTAAGAATTAAGGTGCTTTTTCCAACATTCGTTCTACAACAAAACGATTATGCAATAAAATCGTTCTGCCACAGAACGCAACATCTACTCAGATAAGTATAAGATAAAGGGTCTAGGGTACAGGGTTTAGAAAGACTGTCTATACCTTAGACCCTATACTCTAAACCCTGTTTTTATGCTCTCGTTACTCGGCTTTTTAATTTCCCTATTCGATTATGACTGTTATTTTAGCGCTCAATTCTGAAAAGCTTACGATATTACCAAATCCTGCGTTGAGTCCTCCTAATTCATTTGGGGAATAGAAAGAAAGGGTTCCATCAGTGTAAGGATATTGAGTTCCGTCATCATGGTAACTTATGGGGAAGTATACCGGGACTCGCGCTTTAATCGTATTAGAATCAACCTTTTCTATGTAATAATCATAATAATAACTATTATCATAAAAGCTCTCATTAGTATACCAATAGAAACTCTTATTCAAGTAGAACTCTTTGCTATTCCATATATCAAAACTGTATTTGGTATAGTACCTGTCTTCATTGTATAGGTCTTCATAGAATATGCCAAGATCTGTAGCTGTAAAGGTGAAGTAGTAATATGCCCTTATCCAGTCAACATATCTTGGATCTTCATAACTGTATTGTGGTTCTTTAAAAAGAACGCTGCTCAAGCTCTCAGATGAGATTGAAACACTTTTCTCAATAGGTAACATATTGATTGTGAAAGATGTTGCTTCACCAGAAGGTAGATAGATGTTTTTGCTTAGATTTATGCAGGTAAGAGAGTTATTTTTATCTATCCCCATGAAATAAAAGCTGTACATCTTATCTCCAGGGATTTTCATCTCGATTATCAAATATTCTTCAGTTCCAAAGGCTTTTAAGTACTTAATGCAAGTGTCAGAGCCATACTCTTTTGCCACTATGCCAAAAGATTCTGTATCAACTGGAATAGTCAGATGAGAAAAATCAGATTCATATCTAGGGTTCTTTACAATAAATCGGATAACTGAGTTATTTTTGTCTGGTTTCAATTCACCACCTACTGAACTACAAGAAGAAATTAGGAAAGTAGTAGCAAGAATCACAAACAAAAGAAACACGAAACTCTTGCGCAATTTCACAAAAGCTCCTCCTTTCATTATCAAAAACTATTAAATAATCCGGATTTGCTTTGATAAAGTTAAAGGACTTCCAACGATGAAAAGCTTTTAAAGCAAAAAATTCCGTAATTGGCCATTGCCAAATCAAAATCTGGATTATGTGTGTCAAGTAACTATTTACTCAGTAGAATAAATCTTGTTAATCAATTTTATAATATGAACATTTATTTTTGGAAAAGGAAAATAGCAAAGTCAAGAGAAGGTGGCTTTGGTTTGGGTAAGAGCTACTTTGCAGTGGCTGTGCTGGGCTTTGCCCAGGTTGTGCGAAAAAACCGAGAGAGCGAGAATCCGAGAACCGGGAAAAACACGAAGAGCCGTTTACCGTTGTTCGTTTTTCGTTGACCGATAAGCGCAGAAGAACGAAATTTAATGTTGGAGGTTGGAGATTAGGTTCGAGAATCTGAGAAAGCCTTTTTCGGCAGAAATTCTGGACTACATCCAGGAGGCTTGTAGACGCTGTCAACTGATGGGGCGGCACTTGCGAAGGTTGGATAAAACTAGAAAACCACTAAACTCGGCAGAAGAAAATGGGGACTGTACCACAGTGGACTGTCCCCATTTTCTTTGGGCCAGATACCATTTTTGTGAAGGTCTTAATATATCTTGAATTCTGGCTTTTTTAAGTTATCCATCAAATTTCTCGCTAGTGAGAAGATTCTAGCATTACCAATACTTGCTCCATATGTTATATCTGCTATAGCCATTTTAACGCTTACAATTTTAAGTTGTAGCTGTTTTTCCTCACTATTTTCTAATCCATATCCCTCAAACAAAGCTTTCCTTAACTTAGGCCTATTTGGAGTATACCTTTCAATCACTATTCCAAAACTGTCAACATCAATTCCCCAAAGCATATTTTCGAAATCTATAAAGCCAGTGAACTTAGCATTCTCATCAACCATCCAGTTATTTTGTGAAAAGTCCCAGTTTGTAGGAACTGGCTTGCTATTTGCAAAGACATCACTATGCTTCATACACCATTCAACCAATTCCTTATCACTATTATTAAGTAATCCTTTATCATATCCTGATTTCAAAATGCCTTCTAATGCAGAATTAATATAATCAACAGGATCCGTTTTTACGTCACTTTCAAGAGGTGAACCATCAATCGCTGGAATACCAAAATATGTTCCTTCAAAGCTATCATGTAGTTGCTTAAGTAATTCTCCCGCTTTATAGTAAATTGGTTCCAATATATCATCGTCATTTATTTGATGTTCATTTACTGTCTTTCCATAAATTGGGGTAGTAATTATTCCATAAAAATTATCGTTATTAAAAAAATGTATGAGTTTAGGAGCATACTCTCCAAGTATATGAGTCCAATTTTTATATGCATAAACTTCAGGACTCCACCGACTTAATCTGTTATGAATTTTAATAAACAGTCTTTTATTGTTTGCATTGATCTCTAAAACACCTGTTCTGTTACTGTTATTCCTATGATCTTTTATAATTTCAAATTCTCCTACCAATGAATTCACAATCCAAATAACTTCTTCATTAATAATCATTTTTCTGTTCCTCCCCTATTTTTTATTTTAAACCACTAAGCAGGTTGTCAATTAACTGTCCTGCAAAAATAGGGACAGACCCTATTTTTGTGGTATGATCGGGCATCTTGATTGCCGGATGGTGATAAGATGCCAAGAAGCGCAAGAATTGTTCTTGAAGGTATTGCTCATCATATAACGCAAAGGGGTAATTATCGTCAAAATGTTTTTGAGGATCCTGAAGATAGGATCAAGTATCTTGAACTCATTAAGGAATATTCAACCAAATATGAGCTCAAGATATATGCATATTGTCTCATGAACAATCATGTTCATTTTATCGTCGTTCCTGAAAGAGAAGATTCTTTAGCCATGACTTTTAAGTACGCTCATATGAGATACTCACAGTATTTCAACCGAAAACACCGTAGGACAGGGCACCTCTGGCAGGGAAGATTCTATTCCTGCCCTCTTGATCAAGAACATGCTATTTCAGCTGTTAAATATATTGAGAGAAACCCCGTAAGAGCAAAGATGGTTGAATTTCCGTGGGATTATGAATGGTCGAGCGCTGGAGTACATGTGGATAAATCGAGAGCCAAAAGTCGAAGCGAAAATACAGAAAACAGGGACAGTACACAACAATGGGACAGTCCTCGTTTTCTTCCTTTATGTGATTTATCTAATTTGGGATTTAACTGGAATCCCGAGGGATGGAGAGAATATCTGGGATGTCCGGATAGTGATGATTTTCTTTCCAATATACGAAGTAATACTTCTGCTGGAAGACCGTTTTTTAGCAATGAAAAGGTTGCTGAATTCGAAAATGCTCTAGGCGTTTCGCTGAAGAGAAGGCCAAGAGGTAGACCGAAAAAGGGGTTGTAGGTGGTTGGTTGTACGCGACAACCTGCTGGGTGCAATCGTCTTCATTGATGACTCGTGTCTGCGGCGAAATATAACCTGAAAGCTGATAAGCCTGTCTGAATGGGGATGGTGTCCCTTTATTTAGACATTGAAAGGAAGTTTTGGTATGAAAATGTTGTTTGTAATACTATTTTTTGTCACGATTTCCATGACATTGCCGGCTGTTGTTATCACATCACCCGCTACAAATACTGTCCAGTTCAGCTGGTACACTACAACTCCGGTTGTATGTAATTTGTATGTCTATAATGAACATTTTTCCAAAGAAGTGTTTGAATCCGAACCTTCAAAGTTTCATGTGCTGACAGTATCCGATTTGTTTCCGGATGTTTCTTACAGATATCGTATTGAATGTGTATTTTCTACCGACTATGTTCTGGAAGGTAATTTTTCTATTCCTTTCAACCCTGGTAACCACTTTAAGTTTGTTGTTTATGGAGATTCACGGAGTAATCCAGGAATACATTTAAAAGTCACTAAGGTCATTTCTTCAAAGGAACCCCTCTTTGTCTTACACACAGGTGACATTGTATATTCAGACGCCTGTATTAACGATTGGGCAAATCTTTTCAAAGCGACAGAACCTTTGAGCAATGTTTTGTTTTTTCCAGCGATTGGTAACCATGAAAAAAAGGCAGAAAATTACAAAGCGTTTTTTTCTCTCCCCGGGAACGAGTCTTATTATTCTTTCAAAATTGGAGAATTGTTATTCATTGTGCTAAATACAAATGAGCGTTTTGACTGGTGTTCCGATCAGTACAAATGGTTGGAGTCTTTGGTAATGACCAATATCGCTGAGTTTACCATCGTAATGTTTCATCATCCACCTTTCAGTTACAACTCCTATTTGTACTCTTATTTTGTAAAAATCATTCTCGTTCCTCTGTTTGAAAAATATGGCGTTGATCTTGTTCTTTCTGGTCACGATCATAACTACCAGCGTGTAGAACACAATGGACTTACGTATATCGTAACCGGTGGCGGTGGTGCTTTTTCCTATGACGCCAAAAATCC
This genomic interval from Kosmotoga pacifica contains the following:
- a CDS encoding metallophosphoesterase family protein, whose amino-acid sequence is MKMLFVILFFVTISMTLPAVVITSPATNTVQFSWYTTTPVVCNLYVYNEHFSKEVFESEPSKFHVLTVSDLFPDVSYRYRIECVFSTDYVLEGNFSIPFNPGNHFKFVVYGDSRSNPGIHLKVTKVISSKEPLFVLHTGDIVYSDACINDWANLFKATEPLSNVLFFPAIGNHEKKAENYKAFFSLPGNESYYSFKIGELLFIVLNTNERFDWCSDQYKWLESLVMTNIAEFTIVMFHHPPFSYNSYLYSYFVKIILVPLFEKYGVDLVLSGHDHNYQRVEHNGLTYIVTGGGGAFSYDAKNPLGPIASFKGYHFVLFEYDNGTLKGTCYDIKGQEIDSFFVSPH